The genomic segment tcatggttacagcaatgccatgctgctatctcacaatgatacaggaatctttaacaaatccgtggatccagactataagccacatcactgccaaaatctaatcaggtggtccttgtgtcatttctgaccttcccttaaaatttcatctaaatctgtttgttagcttttgagtaatgctgctaacagacagacagacggatggacaAATCAATGGCGACTGCTACATTATTCCACTGATTTCCTTTGCGGAATAATTATGGTAATTTAGTACATAAAGCTTAAAAATAGCACAGAACTACTAGTTGGAACTATGTAATTTTTATGAGTAATTAacttaaaaaatattagacaCAAGAATAAACAAACATGGATGAACTTCAGCTTTCTAAATTTCAAAAAGTTGATACAtttgttctgtaaaaaaaaccccaccacAAACCAACTTTTACACACTAGAAAGAATAACTTATATACTGACAGATAaccaaaaattatatattttgtcatttgtctgaaACAGAACTACAGAAAACCTGACTATTAAGTCATGTTGAAACTAAGAATAAGCTCCCTTTACGTTTGCAGTGAAGTTTGACTTTTTACATTCTGGGTTTGGTTGCTTGAGTTCGTCATCACATCTGACCGTTTTCCATTCCCTTGTAAGCCATTTGGCTTTTAAACCACAGCCATGTATGAAAGCCAAATTTGATTGGGTAAAATGTTTATTCATGCACGTATAAAACTGACTCTCCCTGTCAGGTTGTCCCGTCCAGGTAGAGAGGCGGGGCTTAGAGGCTCACCTTTCCGAATGCAACTTCCGCAGCAGAGAGTGTCCCAACGGCTGTGGACACACTCTGCTCTCTGTGGACCAATCACAGCACAACTGCGTGGCGGAGCTGCGAGCAGAGGTGGAGCTGCTCAGGTGAGCTTGTCCACGTTGTCATGGAAACGTCCGATTCATCGAGGTAAAGTTCCCGTTTGTAGCGTGGGTCATAAGTGTACATGTTGGCTGCAGGGCGGAGATGCTGTGtaaggtggaggaggtgagaCGAGAGATGGAGTCTCGGCTGGACTCTCAGAGGAGACACATGGTGCAGAAAGAGTCGCAGCTGAAGAGCGAAGTGGAGGAGCTCAAGGTGAACTGTTCATACAAAAGCACAAATGTTGATTTACAGGGAAATTTTACTTTATCAGCAGGTTTCATCTGGTTGGAAATAATACAAGCAAGTGACAAaaggtagtttttttttgtatttatcctAAAAATgcaatgtccaaaatgatttataTCCTTTGATATTTTTGCAATTTGTTCAGGAAATGCAGCTTCTATCCTGTTTCACCTGATACTGGCTATTTCTGACAAGTTTCACCATATCAAGGAGGCCTTGAGCCTCAAAGAGCTGGAGATTGGCATACAGCGGAACAGAacgaaaacacagaaacagttcAGTCTTGTCTCTCCAAAGTCTTGACTTAAACCCGATCAAGAATCTTTGGAACAAACAAGTTAGAAATCCataacatttaattaaactgCACCAATTGTGGATCAATGGTATAACCAGAAGCTTGTAGACGGCTACCAAAGGTTGCTAATTGAGATGCAAATGGCTAAAtgacatttaaccaaatattagatttgtttgcatatttttgagCCAGCAGATTTAGTCATATTACCAGAAgactttaataaatctatgcaAAGACCAAAATGccagattgtttttgttttggtgacaaagatgcatgtgtTTCAAGGACTCCATCAGAGAAAATTCATAGGAGTCGCTGGAAACTGAATCCTGCCATGGTgatgtatgtaaacttttgctCACGTTGGGTAATATTTAGTCTTCTCCGCTTAGGGTCAGTTGTCTCGGGTGATGTGCGACATGCGAGCCCTGCTGGGAGCCGAGCGTCTGAGGAGGCAGGAGCTGGCCGAAGCAGAGCTGGAGAAGAGGGAGCTGCTGGAGCTCCTCAGAGACCTTCAGCCCACCAGGAACCAGCCTCCTGCCGACCAGGCGTCCAGGGACCAGCGTCGGGCGGATCTGCAGAGCTGGGAGCTGCACACCGAGCCGACGAGACACCAGCAGAGAGAGGCTGGTTTAACTTTACACGCCTCCAGTCTGTCGCTGCATTCGGCTTCGCATCCGTCAGGTCCGCCTCCGTCACCTCAGCTGGGAGAGGCGACGAGAAAGGGAGGAACCAGGAGTCTGACGCTGGACTGCATCAAAAGGAAGAGCCGGGAGGTGACGGTCATCTGAGCACAACCTGAGAACGCTAGCCAAACTGCAAAACAATAAATCTTTACACGGAGGGGAGCTTAGAACTTCGGCTctatggttgttgttgtttttttagcgAGGGTTTTGATTAATCATcaggtaaaaaataaagaagcttTGATGCTGTGGAATAAACTGTTTGGTGCTTTCACCCttctgttgttctcatttacagacaccaaaaaataatgtttctttgtctgaaaagaatccaaaaattcagccaaaaaattactcaaatttctaaaaaatttgCTAAacatttaggaagaaaattccaataattccttaaaagtttcccttaaaagtttttttttttaaaagtcccccaaatttggcaagaaaaattttgtaaatattttcgaaaaattagtaaaaatcctaaaaaaaattctaaaaaaacatgtaaagtgattacatatataccAGTCAagctttctaatattttcttaagaacattcaccaaaaaaatcaaccaaaaacgagcgaatttcactggattttggtagatttttctggtgaatgttcttaagaaacattaacatttttttccaccataaaatgttcagagatttctaaaaaatgctgaaaatgtggacatcagaagttttgctgcgattatattttttccccacattttcaaactaaaacgggtcaattttgacccgcacgacgacacgagggttaaagacaGTTGTTCTTGTGTAATTAATTCCCAGCAGGTTTCTGTGAAAGTAAACATTCAGTTTGTAGGCTCAGCTCACTGTTACTTACGCTGtcaaacaaatgattgtttaatgCGACTTGGATTTTGTGTCCCTCAGGTTTCCATTAAAAGTGGTCATTTTCTTGACTCCAGGGTTTTATCGTCTCCAGCTTTCTCCTCAGTGAGTTGTCAGATGTTGTCTTGGAGCATCTTTGCATCACCGAAACTCACGTAAACAGTGTTTTGACTTCCAATGTGAAGTCTATCATGAAAAACAAGGCATGAGAAGTGATTCTAGGCAGAAAGGTGGCATAGAAAAACTATTCACTGCCTTAAAAAttcatctttttgttgctttccaACAGTGAATCACGGTCAATTCTGCTTTATTGacaaaaatgcaccaaaaagcctctttaatgtcaaagtgaaaacagatttctgcaaTGTAACttcaattaatttaaaaaataaaacataaataagtgattgcatGAGTATTCACCCCTTATGCACATATTTAAccctgtttttctttgcaaaactgcttaAGCTCTGACAAGTTACACAGGGCTCGTGACAAAGTTaaacagttttcactttgacattaaagagtcttttttttaaattcttgacTAAATGAATGAAGCAAACTTCCAAAGTGGGTGAATACTTAATGGGCACTGCAGTTTTCATGTTATATAGCAGGATTTGTGGTGAAAACGGAATCTATTTTGTCCGAAAACATAATTAATTTAATACTGGAATGATTCTCTTATTGTCCAAGTtgacaaagctaaaaaaaaaaaaagtgtcatttttgggtTAAGCCATCACTCTGCTCTCTTTGTCATTAAATACTTATGTCACCACAAACAATACCAAAACAACATTTGAACTCTTGTGCATCACTTAAAAATCTACTAAGAGGATAAAAATGTGTGAGTTTCTGCGATTAGAGGTTGATTCACTTCTGTTGCACCGAGTTTCTACTTTTGAGGCCCGAATTTTGAATGCAGTCTTTCTAAAGCATTCGTTTTTGATTCTTTAGAAGAGGAAATATCCCACTGTTCAGCTCAGAAATAATGCGGCTATTCACGTGATTTTGCACACTCACTTATTTTGTGCACTCCGGAAACTTCACTGTCTGCATCAGTTGGTTATTTGCGTACAAACACAAGTGTAATCTTATTTACTATCAGCTTTATTCTCTGATTACAACtcataacaaaacagaaaacatcaacaCAGTCTGTACGTCGTCGCGACAACATCACACCGCCACGTTTCCATGGAGATAGTGTATCCGGATTGGTCCATTTGACGCCACGAGGGGCCGCAGTCACTGTCCAGGTGAGTTTACCTGGTGAAGGAGCGGACGTGCCTGCCCCTCCCACCTCCGCTGCCTCCCCCGCCGCTGAACTTGCTCCCCTGAgaccctcttcctcctcctcctcctccgccgccTCCcccgccgcctcctcctccgACGCTGCCGCCGCCGCCTCCTCCGGTGAGCCACGACAGCCCGGTGCCTCCTCGGCCTCGCGGCGCCCGATCACGGGGAGCCAGTCGATACGTGCCTGGAGAGGAGAAGTCAAAGCATTctggtttttttattttcagtgttttagagACTCATGATGTAAATTgaaggtagaaggtgtgtgtcgGCGTGAACGTCTTACTCGCTGGCGGTTGTCGGGAGGGTAAAGGTCCTCGTGTGAAGTTGCTCTGACCTCCTCGGGGTTCGCTGTAGGTTCCTCTGTGAGTGACGGCGGGAACTTGGCCGCTCCACGATGAACCTCGGCCTCCTTCTCTGCGAGTGTAGTTACCTGAAGAAGCAAAAAGAGACTGTCTGTCACCCTCTGCTGGCCAACTGTTTCACAGCATCTGTTAGTCTTCATGatctaaaatgtgaaactttacTGTCAGCTGATTCAATCGGGATGAAAATTTAActatcactgaaaaaaacttCATTTGGTAGATAAAATATGTTAGAAATGTCTAGAAAAAGCTTGAAAGTGGGCTGTTTCCATGATCAAGACTGTTCTAATTATATTCAGTGTATGAATAGTGTCATATTTTGGCATTAATTATCAGATAAGTTTATAAAAGTAAGATAAGTGTTGTAAAATGTActaaagaaaatatatattacaCAAGAGAGGAAACAGGAGAAACCAGGAAGctctgaaaatgtctttttcaaacacaaaaagagcTTAAACTAGTGCACCTAATTCGTCTTTCTGGTGCAACCTAAATGTTTCACTGTGCCTTTTTGGTTCtgaataacacattttaaatgctcCTTTTTGGCCAGTTCCCATAAAAAAGGTCCAATTTCTTTAACATATTCTACAAACGCTTGCAACCATGAATAAAGGCTGCAGATTAaagttttgttcctttttgtaaAGATGACCTGGGGCTTACAGTTAGTTTAAACGCGTGTCTTCTTTGGCTGTACTCTACATACTACTGGTTAAGTTTAGTGGAGACACTTTCAATCGGACACTAAATCCTCTGAGGTCATTTTTATGGCTGCACTCTTTATCATGAATGCATCATGTTTAATCACATCTCAGCGTTTCTTATTTGCTTGTTGTAGTAGGTGGCATAGTAGGAGATTCATGTAATTTCGAGAAAATGTAACGGGTTGTTTTCTGACGCTGCAATCTACAAAATCTTCCTAAAAGCCTCACATGCATGggcagagaagcttctagtctccactcagttactgcagtaTCTTAAGTAACAGCTTCGAGGCCAAAAATTTGCTtcaaaagtcattttattttgcacaacGGCAACGTGTGAACATGTAACCACGCAAAGCTTCCTTCAAGTTACGATAATTTCAGAAAGAAATCCGTGTGCACGTACCTGACAGCAGGACACCTTTTGGTTGCGGTGGAGTGAAAAAGCGAGTCTGGCTGTGGAAGGTGGCTCTGCCTCTGTTGCCGGTGAACAGTCCTCTGGTGGGGGGTTTGGGGGTGCTCTTTGGAGGGCGTTTAGGGGGCAACAGCCCGAGTGGGGTGGTAATGTCTTTAAACTCCGCCGCCACAAAGTCGTCCACGTGCATGCTGGGAGGACGGGACGTGTTCTGTTTGCGGAGGCGGAAGATGTCGTGAGGCCGGGACATGTTCTGTCCAAACCCTCCTCGACCTCCACGGCCGCGAGGAGCCGCCATGATGTGAGCTCTTTTAGCGGGTTCAACGTAGTCGGATTTACCGCTGCAGACACGAAACCAACGTTAGTTCAAAAGTTTTCTGATCAGATTCAACATCTGTGAAATTTAAACAGAAATGAAGTGAGGAGTGAAGGCGTACCTGGATGTAATGAAGGTctcgtgtttgtgttttcccaGTCGGAAGCCTTTAGGAGCCTTGGTGTGACCAGGAGAGGACGGTTCTGAGAGGAAGGAGCGCTCCAGTTCGGCCTTCAGGTCCAGTTCTGGACAACATTCCTGAGCCAAACCCACCAGATCCACCTTcacctgccacacacacacacaaacagccacaGACTTAATGTACACATCATTTGTATTTGCTTTAAAGTCAAAAATCAAAGAACCAACCCTTAGAACTCCTGTCTCGTTTTTACtcaccgtgggctcatttttaataTCGCCGGAAGAAGAAAGGACGTAATgtgtcttttaaaataaatcataacaaaagaaaagctaaatttctttgattatttgctCTACAGTCAGCACGTCCAATATTGTTCCAACTGcccacagatgttaccaatACTAAAGACATTTTACTATTTATCTTTGTAcagcctctctctctgctctgcacatAAActttagaaagatgtttcaccatgctgagtGTATCTCCAACCACTTGcttctctgttcactgtttctgagccatgctgcttttattttactgatctagTCGTTTGACATTCCTCTAATGgtcctttttgacaaattggGAGTATTTCTTCTTTTCCCCAACCATTCTGGGCAAGTTCATGCCCTTACATAcatttttgaggcattttgtgcaccttctttctttctttctttctctctttcaagtttatttgaaaaaggacagcatgcagttacattaaaaagatggctgcaccagatttagtatcatgctaatttccatctgacatttctgacattttgagtaatttttacaattttgcacaagtttttgtaattttgtacacattttgcATCATTATGAGGACgaatatttccatgttttattttattgatccagcatgttttattttcttctcagtCACTCATAgtttttcagttccttaaaggttgtacaattttctgtttttcttcacagaatctggtgcaaatggTCTATTTTAGGCCACTTTTTCACACAGACTAAAGTTATTTCAAAGAAATatcattttaagcttagatttgtaAAACTCTCCAGATAAAACCGCAAGCCACACAAGACTAATTCAAGAACTGTAaatggattttctttttaagatgGCATGGCTTTCAAACTTGCCTGTGGTTTCAGGGGTTCAAAAGGTCaaactatttgtaaaaaaagaacaaaactataTCAGATGAATGCCAGGAGTCTGGacatgaaaatgtctttattcCCTGTAGATCAGTGTCTCAGTTTTGGACATACCTTAGTTTGAACCCACTTTTCCCACAAGTACAGACTATGATGTTGCCTTTGGGGCGTGGCTGTAGCTATACAgtaattattcattatttgaATTTGTCAGGAGGAGAACAGAATGGTAGTTTACTTTGATAAGTACAGAAAAGATCAGGTGTAAAAATGCAACAGAGGagccaaaaaaataaagcaagatTACTACTGCcaaagtaataaaatattcagCAAAATAATCAGCATAAGAGTTTTTGCTGTAACTGTGATGAGAAAATCTGCTCTTGAGATTTCTGATAATATATGTGGGCACTCCTACCATGTCGAGATCAGCTTCAATGTCGTCAGTCTGGAAGGGAGAGAACCACAGAGCCTTCAGGTGCTCATCCAGAGCTTCTGACAGAATGAATACCGTCCTGTGGATTAAAAACAGACCAGACATAAAGTTTCATGCGTGTTCTCGGTTTAAATGTAGCTTTGGTTCCAATAAAAGCCACCTTTACACCATCCTTTTGTCATTAAAACAGTCATTTTCCTTGGCTACAATGGTggaggagtaaaaaaaaaatacagagaaagcAGAGATCCATGTCATTTTCTATCACCCAGAGGCCGAACCTGTGGTTAAACTGGGCTCCCAGTGCCTCAGGAGCTGGCAGAGTGGGTTCAGTTTCAGGTGCAGGAGGCGAATCAGTGGCCGTCTCCAACGTCTGCCTCAGAACAATCACGTTGTCCAACATAGTCTCCAGCGATTCGTCTTCTTTACAGAGTttctacaaacacacaagaacagTGAGTTGAAGgcagtttttgcttttattttgaaaaacatcaCGCTGCAAAGGTGTGCATCATTTTTACCGTAATCTGCTTCTCTAAAGCAGGAAGTGGATGCGAATCGGACTCCTCCCACTGCAGCAGAGCTTTCATCTCAGAGCCCGACAGCAGCCGAGGAGGAACGAAGGCGGAATCGTCGCTGGAGCCTTGACCCTCCTCTACACACTGGAGTAAAAGAAAGTTCAGAACCAGGACCAGTTACCACCAGGAAAGAGCTGACACGTAatttaggaaggaaaaaattaTCAGAAGGACGAGTAAGAAAAGCAGAATATAACTTCACAGATGCATAACCGATACAAACACAGGCAcaattttgaaaaagaaaaacttctaCAGAAAGAATTTGCAACTAAATGTTTCCAAAACTGCACTTTACCAACAACCTTAAAGGGCAGCTTGTAATTGCATTCATTAATTTCAATATATATGTGAATATCTGGAATTATTCTGgacacaaaaccatcaaaaaatgcacaacaaAGAAAGCATAAGTGACTCAGCTGGAACCAAACGTGATGAGGCAAAAATTCACTAATTATCCAGGCTGAACTGACGGTGGTGTTTATAAAGAGCAGAGAGTAGacaagtatgaaaacaaattaaaaataatgtaagTAAGAAAGTATCTAGAATATGtagagctgctttttttttttaatattggtCATTCCTGTGGTCACTTGCAACAATGCTATACATACTGAGTCCAGCTTTCTTCAATTTTTtgcaacagaaataatacaGTAATTTcaattttgtgccttttttatGATTCTAACTTTCGCATACAGAAGACAcgtctgagttctctctccttttacacagaggattttatattgcagtgaaaaataaacctagCAAACAGctagaaactgcttggagttcagagggtatCTGCAAGTATCTGCACTGCTTAAAGCAATTTTCTCTTTACACATCTAAGAGAGTCTTATCAGCTCCTTTTTATGGTTTCCTGTATCTCTAAGGACATTTGTTTGCTTTAATGTTTAAGGCTCCTTCAGTCTGTAATGATTTGTCTCTACATATCCCGTGTTTTGCTTGTGTAGCTGCACACCTTCAGGATTTCTTATCACTTACTGCTACTTTACAGCTCATCCATTTCAATGAGTGTCTTATCTGTGTGTTAAGTTTTTATTGtgctcttgtgtttttgtttgtcgcCGCCCTTGAAAATGACCTCAAGTTACCTCCCCTTATCCTGATGTAAATGTGGATATGCGCCTAAGCTGCACTCACCATTGTTTCTGTGTTGACAATCTGCCTGAGAAAGTCGAGCAGAGCTGAAAGCAGATCTGCCGAGTCCTTGTTGAAGGAAAACACCAACCGCTTCAGCAGCGAGCACAAACTTGCACCGTGTTTCTTCAGAGCTCTGAACGACAAAGTGTAATCATGGTGTAAGAAAAGGGCTGAACCTGCAGTAGAAACAGAAGACGGTAGAAAGCAAAAGAAAGGAGAAGGGAGCATTCTCATTTACACTTTGAGGTGGTACAATCCATAGTCGTGCTCTGTGAGGAACGTCAGAGTCCTGATGCAGGTGAGGAGAAGCGGCACGCTGCTTTCTGAATTCCCCAAAACCTCTAACAGCGAGGTGCACACTGATGACATCATCTCCCGCCCAGGAAGTGCATTGGCGAGCTGCTCAGCCTCCGACAAACATCCTTCACCAGGCGGAGGCACCGCCAGAGAAATGTCCTGgagaagataagataagataagatagactttattgatctcacaaaggagaaatttactgttacagggctcttagaaacaaaaacagaggagtCAGAAGACAAGAGGTGGACAGTTtcaggcagttttttttctctataagaacttttttttataaaaatgatGCTCAGTTCAGATTTTTTGCGGGTTAGAACACTGTGCTGGAAATTCAAACTtctattgcagtgaaaaatgagtccacagtgaggaaaaatgtgacaggagcattgcaaaaaatgcacaaatgtgcACTGGTATTCTTACCTGGTCACACAGTGACTGTAATATGGTTCCTACTAGAACGCTGCATTGCTGCTGCTGTAAGGAGTGATCGGTCGGAGGAACCAACAGAGACAGAAGCAGCGGGAACAGATCGGCCAGCTGTTCGTCTCCAGAAACCGAACCCGACAACAGGCTAAGCGTTGCACTCTTACAGGCTCTCTGAGACACCAGAGCGTCCATCAGGGACAGCAGACGCAGGACTTGACTCCAGCAGACGCCTTTCCCCTCGGCCCTGCATCGAGCACATCACACACACTTATAATACAGTTCACAGGACAAACACCAAAACGTGCTGCTGTGTGCTGTGGACTCACggctgcagctcctccagcagcagctccagcagcgcCTTCATGATGAGCGTTGCGGTGGGCGAGGACAGGTCTGCCAGCTGAACACACACTCTCCTCAGCATGGCCAGCAGAGGAGGGCAGCTGGTGGCGCAAACACAACGCAGAGCCTCGGAAAACACTTTCCACTGCGCCCGGATGTGCATGCTCCACAGCTTCCTGGTGTTTAAGGCCACAGCCACATCTTGGACTGAAATCACCTACAGAGACAAGAACATCTCGTTATTAGTGTATAAAACATCAGAGCTACAAAGATTAATTTCAACTAACCAACAATTTGGATAATTTTGACTGATTTagaggatttttaaaagaaaaaaacccgaTTCAAGCttcttaaatatgaatattttctgtattttttcctcttgcagtggactgaatatctttgagttgtgggcaaaaaaaaaatttgtcttGAACTTGCACaacattttgcaccattttctgacattttgtagacCAAACAACTAGCTGTTTATTTGAGCTAATAATAGGAAATATTAAACCTTTTCCAAGTAACACTAAAGTGagaattatttaattttttttctctttttgtggtaaaaaaaaataaaattcaaattatCAATTAACCAGTGAAATAGTTGCAGATTAGTTTTTCTATCAACTAATTGCTTTTGCTCTACTTTATGTTTTGACTTGTGCATGTAAGATAAtgtgagattttaaaaattcaattgGATGGGCTACAGCAAAAGGATAAGAATAGTATTGATAAagttaatctaaaaaaaattgtgttttattctagaaatacaaaaaataaccaatTAGATAACATTTTAATAACCAGCAACTACTGCTTATCagtttatttgcttttatagcaattctttcagaaaaaaagccaattttttatggcagttttttaaacatgaatattttctaatttatttcctcctctatgactattgactgaaaaaaagacatttgtcaCCTTCACTTTGGCAAACactggtgggtgtgtttcacCATTTCCTGACATTTAACAGATCAAACCACAACTGATTGAGAAAATAATTGAAAACAATCATTAGTTGTAGCTCTAATAATGAGACATGAGTCATCAGAATGTCAAATGGACAGCGGGATAGATCGTTGACCTGTAGCAGACAGTGACTTACCTGAGTGCTTTGCATCGGCAGAGGAAGAGGCAGGAGCTCCGACAGCAGCGTCAGACCAGAAAACAAACCTTCAGGAGCTTTTAGGAGCGAACTTAAAACCTCCTTCAGCATCAGAGACCACGTGTTACTGGCCAGAGTCTCTTCTGTATGAGTCACCTGCAGCAGACACGAACATTTCTCACAACAATGACCACAAATGACCACACATTTCCCACCTAAGCACTGTCACTCATCACCCACCTCCTCATTGACTCCCTGCGTGAAGGTGAGCAGCACATCCACGATGAGCGCCTGCACTCTGGTCTCCTCCCCGTCTAGACGTCCAGACGCAGGAATGGAGCACACGATCATGTGGAGCGTCACCAAAACGTTGGCGACGCGAGTGTCCCTGAACTGAAACGCTCCCCCTCGGAGCAGCTCCGTCAGCATGGTGCGCAGCAGCCGCAGCGTGCTGATGCAAACACTGAGGATCATGCAGCGCTGCGGCGTCGGGCCCATGTGTCCGTGAACGCGCCATGGCTGCAGTAAGACGCTGCACAGCTTCTGCAGGACGCGAACACAGGTATCCAGACCTTCACCAGAGAACAGCTGGACGCCTGCAAGGCTCCACTTCAGATCCCTCTGCTGACCTGCAGAACGGAGGGTGAGATGGTAAAAAACATGTTCGCAGAGGTACGACTGTGGCCAGCAAACTTTCTTTGCAATTTAACATGtaagacataaaaacaaacatgaagttTTGAGTTGGTTTTCTAAATTTTGACAGCAGGAATTTCCCTTTTACTACAAATATGTATCAGTTCAGAGGGTCAAATAACATTGCAAATAGCTTTAATGCACAAAATCTAATAAGAACCTTCAAATACAAAGAAGTCCATTTAAAAACCTGCTTGGTGTCTTTACCTTCTATGGCTGGAGGCGGGGAGGCGATGTGACAGAGGACCCTCAGAGCGGCGACCAGCCCGGTTCCCTCAGCAGTTAACACATTTTCCACATTCTGCAGTCAAAAGAAAACCATGTTCAGAGTGACATACAGCACTAATTTGCATATAGCTCACAGCCCCACGGCGGATAAACGACGGAGAGGTTCAAACTTGTCGGCGCTGCATTCCAATGAAGATACATTTCTAGAAGATCTGACGTACATCAGATCGGAACATATAGCTCAGTGtcgggctgggcgataaatcgaattaattcgattaattcacctttttaaaacctgacgatttggaAATTtaccaaatcgtaaaatcgaggagagcttaaaaatataacaatacagattcttcttctgcctttcacgacttgtacactggcgtttgcttccgcctctcatctcc from the Acanthochromis polyacanthus isolate Apoly-LR-REF ecotype Palm Island chromosome 12, KAUST_Apoly_ChrSc, whole genome shotgun sequence genome contains:
- the virma gene encoding protein virilizer homolog isoform X4, encoding MAGDTSTELLFLDTFKHQSAELTNVDVVRFPCGVLITEVRVIPPGIKAHSNLPDSRAFGETSPHAFQLELFFNNVTKPNNPTFHRLGSLEYDENKSIVFRPSGKVNTDGLVLRGWYTSLTVAVYGTAERSHGHDQDSPPPPPPPPPQQPSGLKRIVKQDWEKDDQYNGSPPRPAPRGPRTPPGPPPPDDDEEEQVPVTVGVVKDEACEGRDDYLEAVSPERSLPADETYSDAEQEEEGDEEEEEEEQEEEEDARTEGSAPEEDEEEEEEEDEGEDEEEEMEEGDDGYEQISSDEDDLDNGSFKLPSFDMDYTPEDLASVPPVQYDPYERELRPLLYFTPPYKTRFDTQFEKATVDEPRDAGGTEGAAASEEAEAVTQLKELLASIGDDRDARWVTALEEAPGLLTKGLAYFLKQGAAEMEDHVKVLVQWTLQALNMEVALTQPIALNLRQLKAGAKLASYLAECPQGLTVLLREGALSVLLELLHADHVSSTLKLSILRALDALISAPAGVEAFLHVGDSEKSGYQRLVQLFLREETVRVITAGNAILQKSHMHEVLVDLQNAAAAWSEPQQEEMEDAESPMEEEPSLSSPPVSEAELDRMTGVLEELHHLLETAPHCMVQPPGKAFPTSARITGPQERDNPYPTLYRYMHACHFLESTTAVLSAAAAAGHVGVTQAVRELLRFLSVTQAGLLFLLAQPTPTNLLLRLLASMAESEAEESTFTGGDGGVAGPGFGEEGFGVWLMQALHALQGVSELMSHVAAGGDGGAGLEEGDNAEVLGMLHALYLMTFTQTGRSAVAHVFSLENNLSCLVTLLQHHSKDGQGEAKARKAVTYNYACMLVLLVVQTSNELRMMEQFAAPLLTLAKADDTNAKLQELSKWLEPLEKLRFEIGSIPVLIDYIKQNVENVLTAEGTGLVAALRVLCHIASPPPAIEGQQRDLKWSLAGVQLFSGEGLDTCVRVLQKLCSVLLQPWRVHGHMGPTPQRCMILSVCISTLRLLRTMLTELLRGGAFQFRDTRVANVLVTLHMIVCSIPASGRLDGEETRVQALIVDVLLTFTQGVNEEVTHTEETLASNTWSLMLKEVLSSLLKAPEGLFSGLTLLSELLPLPLPMQSTQVISVQDVAVALNTRKLWSMHIRAQWKVFSEALRCVCATSCPPLLAMLRRVCVQLADLSSPTATLIMKALLELLLEELQPAEGKGVCWSQVLRLLSLMDALVSQRACKSATLSLLSGSVSGDEQLADLFPLLLSLLVPPTDHSLQQQQCSVLVGTILQSLCDQDISLAVPPPGEGCLSEAEQLANALPGREMMSSVCTSLLEVLGNSESSVPLLLTCIRTLTFLTEHDYGLYHLKVALKKHGASLCSLLKRLVFSFNKDSADLLSALLDFLRQIVNTETMCVEEGQGSSDDSAFVPPRLLSGSEMKALLQWEESDSHPLPALEKQITKLCKEDESLETMLDNVIVLRQTLETATDSPPAPETEPTLPAPEALGAQFNHRTVFILSEALDEHLKALWFSPFQTDDIEADLDMVKVDLVGLAQECCPELDLKAELERSFLSEPSSPGHTKAPKGFRLGKHKHETFITSSGKSDYVEPAKRAHIMAAPRGRGGRGGFGQNMSRPHDIFRLRKQNTSRPPSMHVDDFVAAEFKDITTPLGLLPPKRPPKSTPKPPTRGLFTGNRGRATFHSQTRFFTPPQPKGVLLSGNYTRREGGRGSSWSGQVPAVTHRGTYSEPRGGQSNFTRGPLPSRQPPASTYRLAPRDRAPRGRGGTGLSWLTGGGGGGSVGGGGGGGGGGGGGGGRGSQGSKFSGGGGSGGGRGRHVRSFTR